From a single Prionailurus bengalensis isolate Pbe53 chromosome A1, Fcat_Pben_1.1_paternal_pri, whole genome shotgun sequence genomic region:
- the N4BP3 gene encoding NEDD4-binding protein 3, giving the protein MATALGPAGIAMGSVGSLLERQDLSPEELRAALAGPRGSRQPDGLLRKGLGQRELLSYLHLPKKDSKTAKRAPRNESADYTTLYYREHPRAGDFSKTSLPERGRFDKCRIRPSVFKPVAGAGKGFLSMQSLAAHKGQKLWRSNGSLHTLACHPPLSPGPRTSQAQARAQLLHALSLDEGGPEPEPSLSDSSSGGSFGRSPGTGPGPFSSSLGHINHLGGSLDRASRVPKEAGPLAMLSCLPEPPPPYEFSCPSAEEVVALLPDTCEDLKRGLGDEDGSNPFTQVLEERQRLWLSELKRLYVERLHEVAQKAERSERNLQLQLFMAQQEQRRLRKELRAQQGLGPEPRPPGALPDADPNTRPEEEARWEVCQKTAEISLLKQQLREAQAELAQKLAEIFSLKTQLRGSRAQAQAQDAELAQLREAVRSLQEQGPREEAQGSCETDDCKSRGLLGEAGGSSEAAGGAEQLRAQLVQERLRAQEQALCFERERRTWQEEKERVLRYQREIQGGYLDMYRRNQALEQELRALREPPAPWSPRLESSKI; this is encoded by the exons ATGGCCACAGCCCTGGGCCCTGCTGGCATTGCCATGGGCAGCGTGGGCAGCCTGTTGGAACGGCAGGACTTGTCCCCGGAAGAGCTACGGGCAGCGCTTGCAGGGCCCCGGGGTTCCCGCCAGCCTGATGGGCTCCTCCGGAAGGGCCTGGGCCAGCGTGAGCTCCTCAGCTACCTGCACCTCCCCAAGAAGGACAGCAAGACGGCCAAGCGTGCCCCTCGGAACGAGAGTGCTGACTACACCACCCTCTACTACCGGGAGCATCCTCGAGCTGGTGACTTCAGCAAGACTTCACTGCCCGAGCGGGGTCGCTTTGACAAG TGCCGCATTCGCCCATCGGTGTTCAAGCCCGTGGCGGGCGCTGGGAAAGGCTtcctgtccatgcagagcctggcAGCCCACAAGGGCCAGAAGCTGTGGCGCAGCAATGGCAGCCTGCACACATTGGCCTGCCACCCACCCCTGAGCCCAGGGCCCCGGACCAGCCAGGCACAGGCCCGGGCCCAGCTGTTGCATGCACTCAGCCTGGACGAGGGCGGCCCTGAGCCCGAGCCCAGCCTGTCTGACTCCTCCAGCGGGGGCAGCTTTGGCCGCAGTCCTGGCACTGGTCCTGGCCCCTTCAGTTCCTCTTTGGGCCACATTAACCACCTTGGGGGCTCCCTGGACCGGGCCTCCCGGGTCCCCAAGGAGGCTGGGCCACTGGCGATGCTGAGCTGCCTGCCCGAGCCACCGCCCCCCTATGAGTTCTCCTGCCCCTCCGCCGAGGAGGTGGTGGCCCTGCTTCCCGACACCTGTGAAGATCTCAAGAGAGGCCTCGGTGATGAGGATGGCTCCAACCCTTTCACACAG GTGCTGGAAGAGCGCCAGCGGCTGTGGCTGTCCGAGCTGAAGCGCCTGTATGTGGAAAGGCTGCACGAGGTGGCTCAGAAGGCAGAGCGCAGTGAGCGCAACCTCCAGCTCCAGCTGTTCATGGCCCAGCAGGAGCAGCGGCGGCTGCGCAAAGAGCTCCGGGCACAGCAGGGCCTGGGCCCCGAGCCTCGGCCCCCCGGTGCCCTCCCGGATGCTGACCCTAACACCCGACCAGAGGAGGAAGCCCGATGGGAG gtGTGCCAGAAGACGGCGGAGATTAGCCTCTTGAAGCAGCAGTTGCGGGAGGCTCAGGCCGAGCTGGCACAGAAGCTGGCCGAGATCTTCAGTCTCAAGACGCAACTTCGGGGCAGCCGGGCGCAGGCGCAGGCCCAGGACGCAGAGCTGGCCCAGCTGCGCGAGGCCGTGCGGAGCCTGCAGGAGCAGGGCCCTAGGGAGGAAGCCCAGGGCAGCTGTGAGACCGACGACTGCAAGAGCAGGGGGCTGCTGGGGGAGGCGGGTGGCAGCAGCGAGGCCGCAGGTGGCGCCGAGCAGCTGCGGGCCCAGCTGGTGCAGGAACGGCTCCGCGCCCAGGAGCAGGCACTGTGCTTTGAGCGGGAGCGGCGGACGtggcaggaggagaaggaaagggtgCTGCGCTACCAGCGGGAGATCCAAGGAGGCTACCTGGACATGTACCGCCGCAACCAGGCGCTGGAACAAGAGCTGCGGGCGCTGCGGGAGCCCCCAGCACCCTGGAGTCCTCGGCTGGAGTCCTCCAAGATCTGA